A single region of the Streptomyces virginiae genome encodes:
- a CDS encoding MFS transporter → MTSSYPGGSASSRRRSPLAALVAASGISSLGMAATLVAVPWFVLHSTGSGTRTGLVATAEVLGLLCSAVLAGPVVDRLPVRATGIGADLLTAAAISLIPLLHAWGALPLPVLIVLVFLVGAARGPSDTSKQLLLPGAMERAGVTAERATGAVEGARRIGMMAGAPLAGLLISTVGPVRTLYADMAAMAACALLVATLVPAVTRPRPSDGGQSHGSYAQELRFGLGQLRRDRLLGAMVGVLMLTNALDGALNGVLYPAYGTQVLRSSALFGAMVTAMGAGALLGAALYGWAGQRMPRRAVFVGAFVLVGAVRCAALAAEPRVPVLLAVLALSGIGSGIVGPLMMSVAYERVPEAVRGRVFGLLVAAALAATPLGMLGAGLALDAAGLVPALLGTGALYLAVTLAPLVFPVWRELDTRGPAEPVERPARREEGSPAAVGAAILTE, encoded by the coding sequence ATGACCAGCTCGTACCCCGGCGGCTCCGCGTCATCGCGCCGCCGCAGCCCGCTGGCCGCCCTGGTGGCGGCCTCCGGGATCTCCTCGCTCGGCATGGCGGCGACCCTGGTCGCCGTGCCCTGGTTCGTCCTGCACAGCACCGGCAGCGGCACCCGGACGGGGCTCGTCGCCACCGCGGAGGTGTTGGGCCTGCTGTGTTCCGCCGTGCTGGCGGGTCCGGTGGTCGACCGACTGCCCGTCCGCGCGACCGGCATCGGCGCGGACCTGCTGACGGCGGCGGCGATCAGCCTGATTCCGCTCCTGCACGCCTGGGGAGCCCTGCCGCTGCCCGTCCTGATCGTCCTGGTCTTCCTGGTGGGGGCCGCTCGCGGGCCGTCCGACACCTCCAAGCAGCTGCTCCTGCCCGGCGCGATGGAACGCGCGGGCGTCACGGCGGAGCGGGCCACGGGAGCGGTCGAGGGAGCCCGCCGGATCGGCATGATGGCGGGCGCGCCGCTGGCCGGTCTGCTCATCTCGACCGTCGGCCCGGTGCGCACCCTGTACGCGGACATGGCGGCGATGGCGGCGTGCGCCCTCCTCGTGGCGACCCTGGTGCCGGCGGTGACCCGCCCGCGCCCGTCCGACGGCGGGCAGTCGCACGGTTCGTACGCCCAGGAACTGCGCTTCGGGCTGGGCCAGTTGCGCAGGGATCGACTCCTGGGCGCGATGGTGGGGGTCCTGATGCTGACCAACGCCCTGGACGGGGCGTTGAACGGGGTGCTCTACCCGGCGTACGGGACCCAGGTGCTGCGTAGCAGCGCCCTGTTCGGGGCGATGGTGACGGCCATGGGGGCCGGTGCGCTGCTCGGGGCGGCCCTGTACGGCTGGGCGGGGCAACGGATGCCGCGGCGCGCGGTCTTCGTCGGGGCCTTCGTCCTGGTCGGGGCGGTGCGGTGTGCCGCGCTGGCCGCCGAGCCCCGGGTGCCGGTGCTGTTGGCGGTGCTGGCCCTGTCCGGCATCGGGTCGGGGATCGTCGGTCCGCTGATGATGTCGGTCGCCTACGAGCGGGTGCCCGAGGCGGTACGGGGGCGGGTGTTCGGCCTGCTGGTCGCCGCGGCGCTGGCGGCGACGCCGCTGGGCATGCTGGGTGCGGGGCTGGCCCTGGACGCGGCCGGGTTGGTGCCGGCGCTGCTGGGTACGGGTGCGCTGTACCTCGCGGTCACCCTGGCCCCGCTGGTGTTCCCGGTGTGGCGGGAGTTGGACACCCGGGGCCCGGCGGAGCCCGTGGAGCGGCCGGCCCGGCGGGAGGAGGGCTCTCCGGCTGCCGTGGGAGCGGCAATCCTGACCGAATAG
- a CDS encoding MbtH family protein translates to MNDASPQQYLVVANDEEQYSLWEAGRPVPLGWHDQDVRGTKEECLAHIERVWTDMRPLSLRVSMAG, encoded by the coding sequence GTGAACGACGCGTCCCCGCAGCAGTACCTGGTCGTGGCCAACGACGAGGAGCAGTACTCCCTCTGGGAGGCCGGCCGGCCCGTCCCGCTCGGCTGGCACGACCAGGACGTCCGCGGCACCAAGGAGGAGTGCCTCGCGCACATCGAGCGGGTGTGGACGGACATGCGCCCGCTCAGCCTCCGCGTGAGCATGGCCGGCTGA
- a CDS encoding amino acid adenylation domain-containing protein, which yields MSPTDTTPVPLRIAHRAELTPEATAVRAPEGELTYRQFDRRASAVAEELRAAGAGPEDTVLLGVRRGVHWAVGLLGIWYAGAAPLLVDLDAPDERLRTLLRAAGTRHAVTQDTYAAAMLQRRTGSELFWASTTTAAPTSAFRPVDIAPGSLAYVLFTSGSTGLPKPVAVGHPGLAAQVATLAERYELTGQDRVLQFAAPAFDVSLEEALPTWCTGGAAVFVEDNVLSPAELEPFLEAERISVVNLPTPYWTQWAKDVERAPRPLPSALRRVVIGSDAGRTADLTRWTTSGHPPVISCYGLTESTITATSYEPGPPEPAGFTGDELIPLGEPLAGVRAYVLDEELREVPPGTAGELYLAGSCLARGYHGRPGLTSERFVADPFADAPGERMYRTGDRVTRAPGGPLVFLGRADDQVKIRGHRVELKEVEAAVAAHPDVVDVVARAVAAADGPQLVAWAAVTPGSPLTPDELRRHLLAKMPGYLVPAVVTLMERLPRTPGGKLDPKALPAPAPR from the coding sequence ATGAGCCCGACCGACACCACCCCCGTGCCCCTGCGCATCGCGCACCGGGCCGAGCTCACACCCGAGGCCACCGCGGTCCGCGCCCCCGAGGGGGAGCTGACGTACCGCCAGTTCGACCGGCGGGCAAGCGCGGTGGCCGAGGAGCTGCGCGCGGCGGGCGCCGGGCCGGAGGACACCGTGCTCCTGGGGGTGCGCCGGGGCGTCCACTGGGCGGTGGGGCTGCTCGGCATCTGGTACGCCGGCGCGGCCCCCCTCCTGGTGGACCTCGACGCCCCCGACGAGCGGCTGCGTACCCTGCTGCGGGCCGCCGGCACCCGACACGCGGTCACCCAGGACACCTACGCCGCCGCGATGCTGCAACGCCGCACCGGGAGCGAGCTGTTCTGGGCCTCCACCACGACCGCGGCCCCCACCTCGGCGTTCCGGCCCGTCGACATCGCACCCGGGTCCCTCGCCTACGTGCTCTTCACCTCCGGATCCACCGGCCTGCCCAAGCCCGTGGCGGTCGGCCACCCCGGACTCGCCGCCCAGGTCGCCACCCTGGCCGAACGCTACGAACTGACCGGGCAGGACCGGGTCCTGCAGTTCGCGGCCCCCGCCTTCGACGTCAGCCTGGAGGAGGCCCTGCCCACCTGGTGCACGGGCGGCGCCGCCGTCTTCGTCGAGGACAACGTCCTCTCGCCCGCCGAACTGGAGCCGTTCCTGGAGGCGGAGAGGATCAGCGTCGTCAACCTCCCCACCCCGTACTGGACGCAGTGGGCCAAGGACGTGGAGCGCGCCCCCAGGCCGCTGCCGTCCGCACTGCGCCGCGTGGTGATCGGCAGCGACGCGGGCCGCACCGCGGACCTCACGCGCTGGACGACGTCCGGTCACCCCCCGGTGATCAGCTGCTACGGCCTCACCGAGTCGACCATCACCGCCACCTCCTACGAGCCGGGACCGCCCGAACCGGCCGGCTTCACCGGCGACGAGCTGATCCCGCTCGGCGAACCCCTGGCCGGCGTACGGGCGTACGTCCTCGACGAGGAGCTGCGCGAGGTACCCCCCGGCACCGCGGGCGAGCTGTACCTGGCGGGCTCCTGCCTGGCGCGCGGCTACCACGGCCGGCCGGGCCTGACCTCCGAGCGGTTCGTCGCCGACCCCTTCGCCGACGCCCCAGGCGAGCGCATGTACCGGACGGGCGACCGTGTCACCCGCGCCCCAGGTGGGCCGCTCGTCTTCCTCGGGCGCGCCGACGACCAGGTCAAGATCCGCGGCCACCGCGTCGAACTCAAGGAGGTGGAGGCGGCCGTGGCCGCCCACCCCGACGTCGTCGACGTGGTCGCCCGCGCCGTCGCGGCGGCCGACGGACCCCAGCTCGTCGCCTGGGCCGCCGTCACCCCCGGCAGCCCCCTCACCCCGGACGAGCTGCGCCGACACCTTCTGGCCAAGATGCCCGGGTACCTCGTACCGGCCGTGGTCACACTGATGGAGCGGCTGCCCCGGACCCCGGGCGGCAAGCTCGACCCCAAGGCGCTCCCCGCGCCCGCCCCCCGATGA
- a CDS encoding MFS transporter, with amino-acid sequence MSVTTDASADESTESGQAVERRRRRDFRLFMSSHICNELGGSITYVALPLMAVLTLDASAMQAGLLSAAEHAAFLLLGLPAGAWVDRMRKRRVMMAADLARAVLLTALPVAYLLDLHSMPLLYAVALLLGCARLFGDVADQSYLPTLIGKDTLIAGNSKLETVRSGAEFAGPGIAGFLVQLLGAAGTLAGQAVTSLVSVVLLGRIGAREEKPEPAPRRHLLRDIREGLSYVLSHRILRLIALNTAAVNLFLSAVMAIEVLFLTRTVGLPPAALGWVLTTATIGSVLAATVADRVTRAVGAARLTWLSLLVTMPFGLLLPLADKDWRIGLFVLGSLVQSAGVTLYNICQVTYRQTVCPPHLLGRMTATMRFLVWGVLPLSGLLAGLLGELLGVRDALWVCAAALSAAPLVLLCSPLRRMRTFEDDAPVVGAESGATSARSAQ; translated from the coding sequence GTGTCCGTCACCACCGACGCGTCCGCCGACGAGTCCACCGAGTCCGGCCAGGCCGTGGAGCGCCGACGGCGCAGGGACTTCCGTCTCTTCATGTCCTCGCACATCTGCAACGAGCTGGGCGGCAGCATCACGTACGTGGCCCTGCCGCTGATGGCGGTGCTCACCCTCGACGCCTCGGCGATGCAGGCGGGCCTGCTGTCCGCCGCGGAACACGCGGCGTTCCTGCTGCTGGGTCTGCCCGCCGGGGCCTGGGTGGACCGGATGCGCAAGCGTCGCGTGATGATGGCCGCCGACCTGGCGCGCGCCGTCCTGCTGACGGCGCTGCCGGTGGCCTACCTGCTGGACCTGCACTCGATGCCGTTGCTGTACGCGGTGGCCCTGCTGCTGGGCTGCGCCCGGCTGTTCGGTGACGTCGCCGATCAGAGCTACCTGCCGACCCTCATCGGCAAGGACACCCTGATCGCGGGCAACTCCAAGCTGGAGACGGTGCGTTCGGGGGCCGAGTTCGCCGGCCCCGGCATCGCCGGCTTCCTGGTGCAACTGCTGGGCGCGGCCGGGACACTGGCCGGCCAGGCCGTCACCTCACTGGTCTCCGTGGTCCTGCTGGGGCGGATCGGGGCCCGCGAGGAGAAGCCGGAACCGGCCCCGCGCCGGCACCTGCTGCGGGACATCCGCGAAGGGCTGAGCTATGTCCTGAGCCACCGGATCCTGCGGCTGATCGCCCTGAACACGGCCGCCGTGAACCTCTTCCTCAGCGCGGTGATGGCCATCGAGGTGCTCTTCCTGACCCGGACCGTCGGGCTGCCGCCCGCAGCCCTCGGCTGGGTGCTGACGACGGCCACGATCGGGTCGGTGCTGGCGGCCACCGTCGCGGACCGGGTGACCCGGGCCGTCGGCGCGGCCCGGCTCACGTGGCTGTCCCTGCTGGTGACCATGCCCTTCGGGCTGCTGCTCCCGCTGGCCGACAAGGACTGGCGGATCGGCCTGTTCGTGCTCGGATCGCTCGTCCAGTCGGCCGGCGTCACCCTGTACAACATCTGCCAGGTCACCTACCGGCAGACGGTCTGCCCGCCGCACCTGCTCGGCCGGATGACCGCCACCATGCGCTTCCTGGTGTGGGGCGTGCTGCCGCTGAGCGGCCTGCTCGCGGGACTCCTCGGTGAACTCCTCGGTGTGCGGGACGCGCTGTGGGTGTGCGCCGCAGCCCTGTCGGCGGCCCCGCTGGTCCTGCTCTGCTCCCCGCTGCGGCGGATGCGCACGTTCGAGGACGACGCCCCGGTGGTCGGGGCCGAGTCCGGCGCCACGTCCGCGCGGTCGGCTCAGTAG
- a CDS encoding non-ribosomal peptide synthetase — translation MNHPPSTPAPSAATPSAAAPAARSLVEDVLPLSPLQDGILFHALFDEEEHDVYVAQLLLDLDGPLDADRLRAAADTVLERHANLRAGFLRRATGEPAQVVQRGVRAPWQEVDLSGLGETERTAAVDTLLAEDRATRFDLARPPLLRFTLVRTGPLSHRLLLTYHHIVMDGWSWPVLVRELLALHHADDAPLGPVTPYSAFLSRLHSRDTTAAQDAWTRALDGLPGGTRTAPVSPQPGSVLPDRVETYLPASLTERLGALARAHRITSGTLLQGAWALLLGRQIRSEDVVFGAIVSGRDPELPGVADIVGLCINTVPVRVRIDPTESLVALFERLQDEQARLIDHHHLGLVEIQRLAGAGELFDSCVAFQNYPVDAAGLAALGAGGLQVTGVDPYDAAHYPLCLTAIPGDRLRLQIDHRPDVFDRDTAQALLERLVRLLEAVAEDPSCPVGTVDLLSPAERHRVLVEWNDTARDEDYAEVVDRVRQQAERRPDAVAITDDTGRTLSYADLVARADALSLALLADGVRPGDLVAVLSEPTARVPVAMLGILGSGAAYVPLDPEGPVTRTADLLANGGIARLLAAPEQRARAEEIAAAVPGGLPVLVIDDAAAATPDERPAPAGAPDALAYVCFTSGSTGKPKGAMVHRRGMNNHLLSKVEDLGLGDGDRVVMNAPLTFDISVWQMLAPLITGGQVHLVTRDTARDPAALFDDAARRGITVLETVPSFVRAAVDLWDTGVLPPALPELRWFIVNGEVLPPELCTRWYARHPQAAIVNAYGLTECSDDNTHAFIGPDVHAQLEHGRLPVGRPLRNNSLYLLDAALAPVPPGVPGELFIGGTGVGPGYLRDPRRSSERYVPDPFSAVPGSRMYRTGDLARMRADGQLDFLGRQDHQVKVRGNRIELGEVETALRAVPGVGEAVVAVDRDHAGQQRLICYFTGTPGAEEVRTELGRTLPNYMVPSLFLHLPQFPLTVNGKLDRKALPDPATVHRPAGRLPVTPAEKTVCEIFASVLGLQEAGMDDDFFAHGGHSLLATRLAGRIGAELGVRLNIRDLFETPTPAGIAARLTEAAGAPARPALRPRSRDQA, via the coding sequence GTGAACCACCCGCCGTCCACCCCCGCCCCTTCCGCCGCCACTCCTTCCGCCGCCGCCCCGGCCGCCCGCTCCCTGGTCGAGGACGTCCTGCCGCTCTCCCCGCTCCAGGACGGCATCCTTTTCCACGCCCTCTTCGACGAGGAGGAACACGACGTCTACGTCGCCCAGTTGCTCCTCGACCTCGACGGCCCCCTCGACGCGGACCGGCTGCGCGCCGCCGCCGACACCGTCCTGGAACGGCACGCCAACCTCCGCGCCGGCTTCCTGCGCCGCGCCACGGGCGAGCCCGCCCAGGTCGTCCAGCGCGGCGTACGGGCCCCCTGGCAGGAGGTGGACCTCTCCGGGCTCGGCGAGACCGAGCGCACCGCGGCCGTCGACACCCTCCTCGCCGAGGACCGCGCCACCCGCTTCGACCTCGCCCGGCCGCCGCTGCTGCGCTTCACCCTCGTCCGCACCGGCCCGCTGTCCCACCGGCTGCTGCTGACCTACCACCACATCGTGATGGACGGCTGGTCCTGGCCGGTCCTGGTCCGCGAACTCCTCGCCCTGCACCACGCCGACGACGCCCCGCTGGGACCCGTCACCCCCTACTCCGCCTTCCTGAGCCGGCTCCACAGCCGCGACACGACCGCCGCCCAGGACGCCTGGACCCGCGCCCTGGACGGCCTGCCGGGCGGAACCCGCACCGCGCCGGTGTCCCCGCAGCCCGGCTCGGTCCTGCCCGACCGCGTGGAGACGTACCTCCCCGCCTCCCTGACCGAACGGCTCGGCGCCCTCGCCCGTGCCCACCGGATCACCTCCGGAACCCTCCTCCAAGGCGCGTGGGCCCTCCTGCTCGGCCGGCAGATCCGCTCCGAGGACGTGGTCTTCGGCGCCATCGTCAGCGGCCGCGACCCCGAACTGCCCGGCGTCGCCGACATCGTGGGCCTGTGCATCAACACCGTGCCGGTCCGGGTCCGCATCGACCCGACGGAGTCCCTCGTCGCGCTGTTCGAGCGGCTCCAGGACGAGCAGGCGCGCCTGATCGACCACCACCACCTCGGTCTGGTCGAGATCCAGCGACTCGCCGGAGCGGGCGAACTCTTCGACTCCTGCGTCGCCTTTCAGAACTATCCGGTCGACGCGGCCGGCCTGGCCGCCCTCGGCGCGGGCGGGCTCCAGGTCACCGGCGTGGACCCGTACGACGCCGCCCACTACCCGCTCTGCCTGACCGCCATCCCCGGCGACCGGCTGCGGCTGCAGATCGACCACCGGCCCGACGTCTTCGACCGCGACACCGCCCAGGCCCTGCTGGAACGCCTCGTCCGGCTCCTGGAAGCCGTCGCCGAGGACCCCTCGTGCCCGGTGGGCACCGTGGACCTGCTCTCCCCGGCCGAACGCCACCGCGTCCTGGTCGAATGGAACGACACCGCCCGCGACGAGGACTACGCGGAGGTCGTCGACCGCGTACGACAGCAGGCCGAGCGCCGCCCCGACGCCGTCGCCATCACCGACGACACCGGCCGCACGCTGAGCTACGCGGACCTCGTGGCCCGCGCCGACGCCCTCTCCCTGGCCCTGCTCGCCGACGGGGTACGCCCCGGTGACCTGGTCGCCGTACTCAGCGAGCCCACCGCCCGCGTCCCCGTCGCGATGCTCGGCATCCTCGGCTCCGGTGCGGCCTACGTCCCCCTCGACCCCGAGGGCCCCGTCACCCGTACCGCCGACCTTCTGGCGAACGGCGGGATCGCCCGACTGCTGGCCGCCCCCGAACAGCGCGCCCGCGCCGAGGAGATCGCCGCCGCCGTCCCCGGCGGCCTGCCCGTCCTCGTGATCGACGACGCGGCCGCCGCGACCCCGGACGAGCGCCCCGCGCCGGCCGGCGCACCCGACGCCCTCGCCTACGTCTGCTTCACCTCGGGCTCCACCGGCAAGCCCAAGGGCGCCATGGTTCACCGCCGGGGCATGAACAACCACCTGCTGTCCAAGGTCGAGGACCTCGGTCTCGGCGACGGCGACCGCGTGGTGATGAACGCCCCGCTCACCTTCGACATCTCCGTGTGGCAGATGCTCGCCCCGCTGATCACCGGCGGACAGGTCCACCTGGTCACCCGCGACACCGCCCGCGACCCGGCCGCCCTCTTCGACGACGCCGCCCGCCGGGGGATCACCGTCCTGGAGACCGTGCCCTCCTTCGTCCGCGCCGCCGTCGACCTGTGGGACACCGGCGTGCTCCCGCCGGCCCTGCCCGAGCTGCGCTGGTTCATCGTCAACGGCGAGGTCCTGCCGCCCGAACTGTGCACCCGCTGGTACGCCCGCCACCCGCAGGCCGCGATCGTCAACGCCTACGGCCTCACCGAGTGCTCCGACGACAACACCCACGCCTTCATCGGCCCCGACGTGCACGCCCAGCTGGAACACGGCCGACTGCCCGTCGGACGCCCGCTGCGCAACAACTCCCTCTACCTGCTGGACGCCGCGCTCGCCCCCGTACCGCCCGGCGTGCCCGGCGAACTCTTCATCGGCGGAACCGGCGTGGGCCCCGGCTACCTGCGCGACCCGCGCCGCTCCAGCGAGCGCTACGTCCCCGACCCGTTCTCCGCCGTCCCCGGCAGCCGGATGTACCGCACCGGCGACCTCGCCCGGATGCGGGCCGACGGCCAGCTCGACTTCCTCGGCCGCCAGGACCACCAGGTCAAGGTCCGCGGCAACCGCATCGAGCTCGGCGAGGTGGAGACCGCGCTGCGCGCCGTGCCCGGCGTCGGCGAGGCCGTCGTCGCCGTCGACCGGGACCACGCGGGCCAGCAGCGCCTCATCTGCTACTTCACCGGGACGCCCGGCGCCGAGGAGGTCCGCACGGAGTTGGGCCGCACCCTCCCCAACTACATGGTCCCGTCGCTGTTCCTGCACCTGCCGCAGTTCCCGCTCACCGTCAACGGCAAGCTCGACCGCAAGGCGCTCCCCGACCCGGCCACCGTGCACCGACCGGCCGGACGGCTGCCGGTCACGCCCGCCGAGAAGACGGTCTGCGAGATCTTCGCCTCCGTCCTCGGCCTCCAGGAGGCCGGCATGGACGACGACTTCTTCGCCCACGGAGGCCACTCGCTCCTCGCCACCCGCCTGGCCGGCCGCATCGGCGCCGAACTCGGCGTACGGCTGAACATCCGCGACCTCTTCGAGACGCCCACCCCCGCGGGCATCGCCGCCCGCCTCACCGAGGCCGCCGGCGCACCCGCCCGCCCGGCGCTGCGCCCCCGCTCCCGCGACCAGGCCTGA
- a CDS encoding response regulator transcription factor, whose protein sequence is MQTSDVVPDPNNADLDIDVYGWVLEHRTVDVDAVATGTGRDADEVRGSVARLRASRLLHVSPIDPTVAFAVAPDTAAEQLVAPLEAQIREQQRAISGIREDLGRFLPHYLGRRSTGESLEVLESLEDVRGALNRASLNCTTEMLSSQPGGGSRVPEAMQEALRRDETMLQRGISMRTLYHHTARFNGPSQAYVAATSVLGAQYRTAHELFGRLIAFDRELAFIPVSDGSWGAVVIREPSTVAYLCNIFDQTWDLASPFSAAAGQGLEEVAREIHETIIRLLAAGLKDEAIARRLGMSLRTARRHIADIMQELGAGSRFQAGVAAAARGLLDLENGSDGSEGSEGPEGSAGDSVQPS, encoded by the coding sequence ATGCAAACATCTGACGTGGTGCCGGATCCGAACAACGCCGATCTTGACATCGATGTCTACGGCTGGGTGCTCGAACACCGCACGGTGGACGTGGACGCGGTGGCCACCGGAACGGGGCGGGACGCGGACGAGGTCCGGGGCAGCGTGGCACGCCTGCGCGCCTCCCGTCTGCTGCACGTGAGCCCGATCGACCCGACGGTCGCCTTCGCGGTGGCTCCGGACACTGCCGCCGAGCAGCTCGTGGCGCCCTTGGAGGCGCAGATCCGCGAGCAGCAGCGGGCGATCAGCGGGATCCGCGAGGACCTGGGGCGCTTCCTGCCGCACTATCTGGGCCGCCGCTCCACGGGGGAGTCGCTGGAGGTCCTGGAGAGCCTGGAGGACGTGCGCGGGGCACTCAACCGGGCCTCCCTCAACTGCACCACCGAAATGCTCAGTTCGCAGCCGGGGGGCGGCAGCAGGGTGCCGGAGGCGATGCAGGAGGCGCTGCGGCGGGACGAGACGATGCTCCAGCGGGGGATCTCGATGCGGACCCTCTATCACCACACGGCCCGCTTCAACGGGCCGAGCCAGGCCTACGTCGCGGCCACCTCCGTACTGGGGGCGCAGTACCGCACCGCGCACGAACTGTTCGGCCGGCTCATCGCCTTCGACCGGGAACTGGCCTTCATACCGGTCTCCGACGGCAGTTGGGGCGCCGTGGTGATCCGCGAGCCGTCGACCGTCGCGTACCTGTGCAACATCTTCGACCAGACCTGGGACCTGGCCTCACCGTTCTCGGCCGCCGCGGGGCAGGGGCTCGAGGAGGTCGCCCGCGAGATCCACGAGACGATCATCCGGCTGCTCGCTGCCGGGCTGAAGGACGAGGCCATCGCCCGGCGCCTGGGCATGTCGCTGCGCACCGCCCGGCGTCACATCGCCGACATCATGCAGGAGTTGGGTGCGGGCAGCCGCTTCCAGGCCGGTGTGGCCGCCGCCGCGCGCGGGCTGCTCGACCTGGAGAACGGGTCGGACGGATCGGAAGGGTCGGAGGGGCCGGAGGGGTCGGCCGGCGACTCCGTACAGCCTTCCTGA
- a CDS encoding response regulator transcription factor: MLHTTLTARAPELPALTPREQEVLAYLAQGDTYRMIACRMGLSPHTVDTYLRRLRSKTGAVNRTQLTHIAFRMGY, encoded by the coding sequence ATGCTGCACACCACGCTCACCGCCCGCGCACCGGAGCTGCCCGCCCTGACCCCCCGCGAGCAGGAGGTGCTCGCCTACCTCGCGCAGGGGGACACCTACCGGATGATCGCGTGCCGGATGGGGCTGAGCCCGCACACGGTCGACACCTACCTGCGCCGGCTGCGCAGCAAGACCGGCGCGGTGAACCGGACCCAGCTCACCCACATCGCCTTCCGGATGGGCTACTGA